AATTAATTTCTCCGGACAGCATTTTTAATAAAGTGGATTTACCCGCTCCATTTTTACCTACCAGACCTACTTTATCATCCTTTTTAATGGTGAAATTGACATTTTGAAATAAATAATTTCCTGAATGATGTAATCCTAAACTTTGAACCGAAAGCATCTTAATTAATAATTAGTAATGAATAATGAATTTTCGGGTGCAAAAATACGGAAAAAGAAATGAATAGCCCAGAAATAAAAAAACTGCCCAGTTTTGAATTGTTTTCTTTCTAAATCAAAAACAGATAGAGATCTTAGTAAACAGAAATTTCCTCCATTTTGAGAGCAAATTTTTATTATATACATTAGAGGAATCACAAAGGAATAATGATCCGAGTTTCATTACTCTAGCTCAATAGGGTTATGCCCTTTTTTCTCTGCTTCACTTATTTTTGGTTTGTTTTGCCCTTCTGAAAATACAGTACCCATACTTTCTAACTCACGTTTTGCATTTGCTCTAAAATTTGCTCTTGCATCTGATAATTCTTTTTGCGTGACTAATTTAGCCCCTTCGTATCGTATTTTTTTTATTGTAATGGTTTTACCTTTTAATTTGGAGCTAGATACTGCTTTAACTAATTCATAATCATAATCTCCCGTTTTATCAGCTATTTTTACAATTAATCCAGGGAGACCACTGAATTTGTATGGACCATAGGGAAAAGGAATTTCGGTTGAATACCAAGCTACCCAATCTCTACCTTTATAATTTACTTCTGCTTTTTTACAGTTAATAGAGTTAATTACTTTTGTCTCATTAACTAGCTTCCAATTACGAATTACCGGACTATTATATGATAGCAGAGTCATCCCGACTGATTCGTAAAATTCTGAATTTTCATTTGTTTGGATAATTAAAAAGTTAGATCTTGAGGCAGGAATGCCACTTAAATCAATAATATTACTTTTTTTATTATATGCTGCTGAAAAAGCAGAATCAAATTTCAGTTTATTTTCACTACTGAAAAAAGAACGTTTATCAGTTATTTGTAATGAATATAATTCTTTTATAATGTAGTCTCGATTTAGATTATTAGGCTTGTACTGAAGTAAGTAGGTAAACTCACCCCTTAACGAATCACTCATAGCTGTCTGAGAAAATGAAATAGAGAAAATAAATAAAAATATAATTATTAAAGTGTGTTTTTTTATAAAATTCATAATGTATCATTTACAAGAAACGCTCAAAAAAACTTTGTATACACTCTTTTTTAATTGTAATTAAACAAGTAACTTTTCAAAGGTAAACACAAACTATTTTTTGAACGTTTTCTTTTTAGATTAATCTAATTAATTAATTTTATTCTTTATATTCAGTTAGTTAAGGAGTATATGGACTGTCATACATACAGTAATTACTTTGAATATTGGATCCCCAAGTATTCCATTGACCCTCAGACCAATCTTGGCAAGTATATGCTGATGTGCAAGATACTACTACTGTTCTACATTCAGCAAAGAATGCTGCTTTTGCTTTAGTTTTAGTATTTTTCTTTGACAAGACGGTTTTTTTAGTAACCGCTGTAACTTCTTTTGCTTTAGAATTTACTTTCTCCAAGTTTCCTTTTGCACTTGCAAAACCTGCTATACCAGCCATAGCAATAAATAATAATTTTTTCATGATTGTAATAAATTTATAAAATTGAGTAACTAATATAAGAACATAAATCAATCAAAAGAGAAAAATTTAATTATGTTAATCTACTCATTTAATGCAAATTAAACACTTAAAACATAAATATATAATTTAATAAGTTATATTTCATTATATAATGAAATATTTAAAATAATATTGAATTATTTATAGAATAAAATATTTTTACAGTTGTTGGTTTACAGTAGTACATTATGAGAATTTTAGTTTTATCCGAATGTGAAGAACCATTTCTATTCAGATTAGCCAAACTTTTTGCTTAGCCCCAATTTTTGCACTTGTTGCCTTTTTTCCCTATATGTAATACATAAAACATAAAAAAGGAGACACCAAGCAGATGTCTCCTAACCTAAATTTAAAACTGAGAAGCTTGGGCACTAATTCTTCATTTCATTTAATATAATAGTTGCCGGCGTTTTTAAAATGGTACGAACCCAGATATCATTATTGGGAACGCTTGTCCCATAAAGGAAATCAGCAACAAAACTGTCTTCCGGCAAGTGAAGCTCTACAGAAAGTCTTGTCTGGCTTGCTTCATCTACAGAGGTGCTGCTTGAGACATTGAGTCCGTTGTTGATCAACTCAATATTAATTTCCCGCTGAGTTCTGTACTGGAAACTATCACTGTACAGTCCAAAGTTTGATGAGATATGGGTATAATCTGCAAATCTTCCGAAGTCATATATTGGTTTTTTGTTGATGGAAAGGTCTTTTAAATATTCTTTCATTTTGGTATAAAAACGACTAAGAAAGGAATGTTTATTATAATCTGTTCCAAAATATGCTTCATTCTCTGTACTAAAGATCAAGGATTTTGCATTGGTTTCATCCATCATCAGTTTTCCATATACTTTTGACAGGTCATTGTATACTTTATCACGGCACACATAAGCCTGTGAAAGCCCATTAACCGTTTCTATTTTATATTCCGAGAGTAATGCCTCCCAGATTTTATTTCCATCAACATTGGTTTTTTCATTTCTGATATCTGAGATGTAGTGATGCAAATCTTCGATATTCATGAAATCTGTAGAAATATAAACAGATTGCGGTCCTTCCAGATATCCACCACCTATATCAGCATGATCTCCGGGCACAAAAATTTCTTTCCAGACAGATGACTGATTTTCTGATTTCTGATCCTGCATGATTACCGAGTTTTCAAAAAACCCGGTAAGCGGAAAGAAAAACCTGCTTTCATTGACTGCACAGATATGCAAAGCATTCTCTACCTGTACAGGCATTTTCATATTATAGGTATTAAAAGGTTTGGACTCTACGGTATCAAAGACACCCAAAAATTTTATCCTGCAATTTCCCACCGCATAATACGTTAAAAGCTGGTTACAGAAAGTTCTTGCCAGCATACCTCCTCTTCCGAATCCGTATATATAAAAATGATATTCTTTTGTCTTATCATCAGCAATCTGCTGCACAAAATCTCCAGCTTTCTGAAGTTTATCATCGGAAGAATATCCTCTTCCATAGGGTGGATTTGCACAGGTTGCCATAGCAAAGTTACTATCTTCATTGCCCGTTACAGTACCGATTCCTTCAATATATATTTTTTCATCTCCCGCAAATAAACTGTATAATTTATAGATGTTGGTAAATGTACCATAATAGCTTTCATTATTATTCAGTGGTTTATCCGGTGAAAGAATATTTACCCCATTATTTCCTGTTCCGTCAAAGAAAATCCCGACGGAAATCACTCTGCTGCCATTCATGTTTTTACTTTAATTTTTTATTACAGATCTTGTTTGTGTTTTTTCAATTAACATCCCCAAAAGAGACATTTCAAAATAACAGAAGAAAAACAAAGCGAGCTAGAGTGAAAAGTACCAAATAAAAAAATCCGTATTTCTACGGAATCAAATTATATTTTTTCAAGAGAGTAAATATTATTAACAATGGCATAGATCACTATTCCCACCGTATTTTTAGCTCCGATCTTTTCCAGGATACGCTGCCTATGACTCTCTACAGTTCTTGGGCTGATAAAAAGCTTTTCTCCTATTTCGTTGTTGGTAAATTCCTGACAGATGAGTTTAACCACATCTTTTTCTCTTTCGGATAATTCATCTTCTGTTTCAAAAAGAGAATTTTTCTTGGCAGAGCTATTCATGTATGTAAACAGCATCTGATGGTCTTCAGCCGTGAAAAAGACCCCATTTTTATCCACCATTGTAATGGCATCAATGAAGGTTTTCTTATTCGAATTTTTCGGAAGAAATGCAGATACACCCAGCTTGACCATATATCCAAGAATAGAGGTTTTATAATGGGATGACAGGATAATAATTTTAAGATCAGGATATTTTTCCTTCAGGATTTCTACCAGTTCAAAACCGTTCATAGGTTTCATCTGAACATCTACGAGAGCAATATCAGGAAATTCATCTTTTGAAAGTTTTCCGAGGTCTTCTATAAAATCGGGGCCATTATCTGCGGTAAGGTTCACCGATATATTTTTTTCATTGGACAGCAACATTTTTACCCCTTCGAGGATCAGCTGTTCATCATCAATCAGTGCTAGTTTGATTTGGGAACTCATGATATTTTGGAATTTTTATGATTAAACGACTTCCTTTGTTTGAAAATGTTTTTTTCCATTTGTGTGTGGCATTCATTGATTTGATGCGGGATTCAATATTTTTAATTCCCATTCCTTTTTTTACTTCTTCGTATTCAAAACCCTGTCCGTTGTCGGAAATCACCACTGCCATATTTTCAGGATAATCCTTAATGTAAATCCAAAGATCAGTGGCATCCGAGTGTTTGATCACATTCGTAGTAAACTCCTGAATAATCCTGTACAGCTGTACTTCCACAAAAAGATCTTTCTTTTCATATCCCGGCATTACCTGCAGGGAAATATTAATTTTATGGGAAAGGTTGGCTATTAATTCTTCAGCGTATAAAACCAGTCCCACTGATTCCAGGTTTACGGGGTATAATGAATGGGAAATACTTCTGGCAGCATCAATCAGGGAAGACATCTGACCATAGATATTTTTCTTGATCAGCTCATCAC
This region of Chryseobacterium culicis genomic DNA includes:
- a CDS encoding GLPGLI family protein yields the protein MNFIKKHTLIIIFLFIFSISFSQTAMSDSLRGEFTYLLQYKPNNLNRDYIIKELYSLQITDKRSFFSSENKLKFDSAFSAAYNKKSNIIDLSGIPASRSNFLIIQTNENSEFYESVGMTLLSYNSPVIRNWKLVNETKVINSINCKKAEVNYKGRDWVAWYSTEIPFPYGPYKFSGLPGLIVKIADKTGDYDYELVKAVSSSKLKGKTITIKKIRYEGAKLVTQKELSDARANFRANAKRELESMGTVFSEGQNKPKISEAEKKGHNPIELE
- a CDS encoding T6SS phospholipase effector Tle1-like catalytic domain-containing protein; protein product: MNGSRVISVGIFFDGTGNNGVNILSPDKPLNNNESYYGTFTNIYKLYSLFAGDEKIYIEGIGTVTGNEDSNFAMATCANPPYGRGYSSDDKLQKAGDFVQQIADDKTKEYHFYIYGFGRGGMLARTFCNQLLTYYAVGNCRIKFLGVFDTVESKPFNTYNMKMPVQVENALHICAVNESRFFFPLTGFFENSVIMQDQKSENQSSVWKEIFVPGDHADIGGGYLEGPQSVYISTDFMNIEDLHHYISDIRNEKTNVDGNKIWEALLSEYKIETVNGLSQAYVCRDKVYNDLSKVYGKLMMDETNAKSLIFSTENEAYFGTDYNKHSFLSRFYTKMKEYLKDLSINKKPIYDFGRFADYTHISSNFGLYSDSFQYRTQREINIELINNGLNVSSSTSVDEASQTRLSVELHLPEDSFVADFLYGTSVPNNDIWVRTILKTPATIILNEMKN
- a CDS encoding response regulator, translating into MSSQIKLALIDDEQLILEGVKMLLSNEKNISVNLTADNGPDFIEDLGKLSKDEFPDIALVDVQMKPMNGFELVEILKEKYPDLKIIILSSHYKTSILGYMVKLGVSAFLPKNSNKKTFIDAITMVDKNGVFFTAEDHQMLFTYMNSSAKKNSLFETEDELSEREKDVVKLICQEFTNNEIGEKLFISPRTVESHRQRILEKIGAKNTVGIVIYAIVNNIYSLEKI
- a CDS encoding sensor histidine kinase, whose protein sequence is MIHDDIGNRLNILSLWLNNLDTQGDELIKKNIYGQMSSLIDAARSISHSLYPVNLESVGLVLYAEELIANLSHKINISLQVMPGYEKKDLFVEVQLYRIIQEFTTNVIKHSDATDLWIYIKDYPENMAVVISDNGQGFEYEEVKKGMGIKNIESRIKSMNATHKWKKTFSNKGSRLIIKIPKYHEFPNQTSTD